From a region of the Leptospira kmetyi serovar Malaysia str. Bejo-Iso9 genome:
- the acpS gene encoding holo-ACP synthase, producing the protein MKISVGNDIVENSRIRDLLEKHGDRFLKRVFSESEREYCYNRKDPIPHLSGRFCVKEAFIKAIEPGDKVILDMREIELFGKEFGKKELVLHGKSKELFLTKGYSGCSVSISHAENYSTAVVVLYKE; encoded by the coding sequence ATGAAAATTTCCGTAGGCAACGACATCGTAGAAAATTCAAGAATCCGGGATCTTTTGGAAAAACACGGGGATCGTTTTTTGAAACGGGTTTTTTCCGAATCCGAACGGGAATATTGTTACAATCGAAAAGATCCGATTCCTCATTTGAGCGGAAGGTTCTGCGTTAAGGAAGCGTTCATCAAGGCGATCGAACCGGGAGACAAGGTCATTCTCGACATGAGGGAAATCGAACTTTTCGGAAAGGAATTCGGAAAAAAAGAATTGGTACTCCATGGAAAATCCAAAGAATTGTTTCTTACCAAAGGTTACAGCGGTTGTTCGGTTTCGATCAGTCACGCTGAGAACTATTCGACCGCAGTCGTGGTGCTTTATAAGGAGTGA
- the cdaA gene encoding diadenylate cyclase CdaA, with protein sequence MFFFKNISLFPLGKNPFIIIIDVIIVSVLIYQFYTTIRRTRGIQLLLGVALIWLLGIFASYFELELLDWIIENIRPALVFAIIVLLQPELRKITADLSRMKIFQPFLLKQMTDLEEISEAVKIMAKNKTGSLIAIVRENSLKEIIDQSVQLDAIISTSLLLTIFKKNSALHDGAVIIEQNRIACAGAFLPMTQNLDDARMGARHRAAIGISEESDSIVIVTSEETGEISVCYDGEMTHPVKPIELKNFVTTILQKKDTGSEKHNSSTEEKTGER encoded by the coding sequence TTGTTTTTTTTCAAGAACATATCTCTCTTTCCTCTCGGTAAAAATCCTTTTATCATCATCATAGACGTAATCATCGTCAGCGTTTTAATCTATCAATTTTATACCACGATCCGAAGAACGAGAGGGATTCAACTCTTGCTCGGGGTCGCGCTGATTTGGCTTCTTGGAATTTTTGCGAGTTACTTCGAACTCGAACTTCTGGATTGGATCATAGAAAACATTCGACCCGCACTCGTATTCGCGATCATCGTATTGCTTCAACCCGAACTCAGAAAGATCACCGCGGATCTTTCCAGAATGAAAATCTTTCAGCCCTTTCTTTTAAAACAGATGACCGACTTGGAGGAAATTTCCGAGGCCGTAAAGATCATGGCCAAGAATAAAACCGGATCTCTCATCGCCATCGTCCGCGAAAACAGCCTGAAGGAAATCATCGATCAATCGGTGCAACTCGACGCGATCATTTCCACGAGTTTGCTTTTGACGATCTTCAAAAAAAATTCGGCGCTTCACGACGGGGCGGTCATCATAGAACAGAATCGAATCGCTTGCGCCGGAGCATTCTTACCCATGACTCAAAACCTGGACGACGCGAGAATGGGCGCAAGACACAGAGCCGCCATCGGAATTTCGGAGGAATCGGATTCCATCGTAATCGTGACCTCCGAGGAGACCGGAGAAATTTCCGTATGTTACGACGGGGAGATGACACACCCTGTCAAACCGATCGAGTTGAAAAATTTCGTAACTACGATCCTCCAAAAGAAAGATACGGGTTCCGAAAAACACAATTCTTCCACGGAAGAAAAAACGGGTGAACGCTGA
- the rpsB gene encoding 30S ribosomal protein S2, with the protein MSVISMKNLLETGVHFGHQTRKWNPKMAPYVFTARNGIHIIDLQKTVQKAKEAYDALKKQTSDGKKVLFVGTKKQARGAIEREAIRSNMFFINNRWPGGLLTNWNTVKKSIARLKKLEAMEADNSFEKEVKTKKEVLTLRRELEKLRKTLGGIKDMATIPEIMFVIDPKKEEIAVKEARKLGLTIFAVVDTNCDPELIDYPIPGNDDAIRAISLFLETMSNAVIEGTGGVVEQPRFSEDLDSEALALEYQGEYDESGKFIMDEDADAKKAKAAAEEAAAASTTVEVDKKE; encoded by the coding sequence ATGTCAGTGATTTCAATGAAAAACCTTCTGGAAACCGGGGTACACTTCGGACACCAGACTCGCAAATGGAATCCCAAAATGGCGCCGTATGTTTTTACGGCAAGAAACGGGATTCACATCATCGATCTTCAAAAGACCGTTCAAAAAGCGAAAGAAGCTTACGACGCTCTGAAGAAGCAAACTTCCGACGGAAAGAAAGTTCTCTTTGTCGGAACAAAGAAACAAGCGAGAGGCGCGATCGAAAGAGAAGCGATCCGCTCCAATATGTTCTTTATCAATAACCGTTGGCCGGGCGGTCTTCTTACAAACTGGAACACGGTGAAGAAGAGTATCGCACGTCTGAAAAAACTCGAAGCGATGGAAGCCGATAACAGCTTCGAGAAAGAAGTAAAAACAAAAAAAGAAGTTCTTACCCTGAGAAGAGAGTTGGAAAAACTCCGCAAAACTCTCGGCGGAATCAAGGACATGGCTACCATTCCCGAAATCATGTTCGTGATCGATCCTAAAAAGGAAGAGATCGCGGTGAAAGAAGCTCGCAAACTCGGCCTTACCATCTTTGCGGTCGTTGATACCAACTGCGATCCTGAGTTGATCGACTATCCGATTCCGGGTAACGACGACGCGATCCGCGCGATCTCCCTCTTCCTCGAAACCATGTCCAACGCGGTGATCGAAGGAACCGGCGGAGTCGTGGAACAACCAAGATTCAGCGAGGATCTCGATTCCGAAGCTCTGGCTCTCGAATACCAAGGCGAGTATGACGAAAGCGGTAAGTTCATTATGGACGAAGACGCGGACGCTAAAAAAG
- a CDS encoding CdaR family protein, with the protein MKRIFNNWQAKLGSLILAIVFYVNLQNSKILVKEIHIPVEYPKLSGSLSVSRLSDKTVPVKVEGVREYVNYYSQFMKAHVNAAELKAGENLVSVYRISGAPAGLRITKLKDKVKIIVESTSGRTLPIDVRFTGDLPPNYVKTSHFVSPSVIHVSGPPGAMEGLNRITIPPISLKDKTESFTIKHKLPDFPASVKVRDNVKEITVRVNVFASASNAGETLLLGIPIKCQNLDKNLEAEFSEPEVSVKLQSKTPLKSIQVIKGLSASVVCSHKYDPKTKKILPDNKPAFAKIRLNKAPSLKAVDILGVFPDRISILYKIKPDQNKSGNGEESDTGDEENTIEPDSNPELIEEE; encoded by the coding sequence TTGAAACGGATCTTCAACAACTGGCAGGCCAAACTCGGATCGCTCATCCTTGCGATCGTATTCTATGTTAATTTACAAAATTCTAAAATACTCGTAAAAGAAATTCATATTCCCGTGGAATATCCGAAACTCAGCGGCTCTTTGAGTGTTTCCAGACTTTCGGACAAAACCGTTCCGGTAAAAGTGGAAGGCGTTCGCGAATACGTGAATTATTATTCTCAGTTTATGAAAGCGCACGTCAACGCGGCCGAACTCAAAGCGGGGGAGAATCTCGTTTCCGTTTATAGAATTTCCGGAGCGCCCGCAGGTCTCAGAATCACGAAACTCAAGGACAAGGTCAAGATCATCGTCGAGTCGACCTCGGGAAGAACTCTTCCGATCGACGTTCGATTCACGGGAGATCTTCCGCCTAACTACGTAAAGACGAGTCATTTCGTTTCTCCTTCGGTGATCCACGTGAGCGGACCTCCCGGCGCGATGGAAGGATTGAATCGGATCACGATTCCTCCGATTTCCCTCAAGGACAAAACCGAATCCTTTACGATCAAACATAAACTTCCGGATTTTCCCGCATCGGTCAAAGTTCGGGACAACGTAAAGGAAATCACCGTACGTGTGAACGTGTTTGCAAGCGCGTCTAACGCGGGCGAAACTCTTCTTCTCGGAATTCCGATCAAATGTCAAAATCTGGATAAGAATCTCGAAGCGGAATTCTCCGAGCCCGAGGTTTCGGTCAAACTTCAATCCAAAACGCCGCTCAAAAGTATCCAAGTCATCAAGGGACTTTCCGCGAGCGTGGTCTGTTCTCATAAATACGATCCTAAGACGAAAAAGATTCTTCCCGATAACAAACCCGCCTTTGCGAAGATTCGTCTAAACAAGGCTCCGTCCTTGAAAGCGGTGGACATCCTCGGAGTTTTTCCGGATCGGATTTCCATTCTTTATAAGATCAAACCCGATCAGAACAAGTCCGGGAACGGGGAAGAATCGGATACGGGAGACGAGGAGAATACGATCGAACCGGATTCCAATCCGGAACTGATCGAGGAAGAATGA
- a CDS encoding tetratricopeptide repeat protein: protein MQILEKEKTNDVWTEFTLSSRAEKNFAEENVPAFLSKKKKSEGPAPRNPEIIRLKSKILGYFSGALNRFHSPFSNIRIDLFGEFRFQSDATSPFEEEGLSEREKNLLKIFFEELLDKALEEHQADPEVFQVLESFLLHEQELDEYLELTEVYDQDLPFIVEAKQLLALMGKIEYSEFLKDKGDSRFQKYGSLWKFGGLSLEDRETIYDLVVTGQEPGLLGLAWILFKHETTGFRTVFPIERRILTVIETLNSDEKESFFKAYSSRHGYLENYFVLKRIRPREYRKAWLEGEKQKNGRSVLLGSLQDNILAGQDESLEKRYAILKQNHLVYTLGPFELLILLNSTESSNVQKEIGGVEERLPDSYLTRRARAVLHFFKKDFEQYIEAAEHCGRFRYSPEMLYLKGLSLIEIGQTDEGIGLLESLLMKFPDSDYLRLVLERYKNVR from the coding sequence ATGCAAATCCTGGAAAAAGAAAAAACGAACGACGTCTGGACGGAATTCACGCTGTCTTCTCGCGCGGAAAAAAATTTCGCGGAGGAGAATGTCCCGGCATTTCTTTCCAAGAAAAAAAAATCGGAAGGACCCGCTCCTCGTAATCCGGAAATCATACGTCTTAAATCCAAAATCCTGGGATATTTTTCGGGAGCGCTCAACCGATTTCATTCTCCCTTTTCTAACATAAGAATCGATCTGTTCGGAGAATTCCGTTTTCAATCCGACGCGACTTCTCCTTTCGAAGAGGAAGGACTTTCCGAACGGGAAAAAAATCTTCTGAAGATTTTTTTCGAGGAACTTTTGGACAAGGCCCTCGAGGAACACCAAGCCGATCCGGAAGTCTTTCAGGTTTTGGAATCCTTTCTTTTACACGAACAGGAACTCGACGAATATCTAGAACTGACCGAAGTCTACGATCAGGATCTTCCGTTTATCGTGGAAGCGAAACAGCTTCTCGCGCTTATGGGAAAAATTGAATATTCGGAATTTCTAAAGGACAAAGGGGATTCTCGTTTTCAAAAATACGGTTCTCTTTGGAAGTTCGGAGGCCTGAGCCTCGAAGACCGCGAAACGATCTACGATCTCGTCGTCACGGGACAAGAGCCCGGTTTGCTCGGACTCGCGTGGATTCTTTTCAAACACGAAACCACCGGTTTTAGAACCGTGTTTCCGATCGAAAGAAGAATTCTGACCGTGATCGAAACTTTGAACTCGGACGAAAAGGAATCTTTTTTTAAGGCGTATTCTTCCCGTCACGGTTATCTGGAAAACTACTTCGTATTAAAAAGAATCCGTCCCCGAGAATACAGAAAGGCCTGGCTCGAAGGCGAAAAACAAAAGAACGGAAGATCGGTGCTTCTCGGTTCTCTTCAGGACAATATTCTCGCGGGTCAGGACGAATCCCTCGAGAAACGTTATGCGATCTTGAAACAAAATCATCTCGTTTACACGCTCGGTCCTTTCGAACTTTTGATTCTTTTGAATTCCACCGAATCCTCGAACGTTCAAAAGGAAATCGGAGGAGTGGAGGAACGACTTCCCGATTCGTATCTGACGAGACGCGCGCGCGCCGTGTTGCATTTTTTCAAAAAGGATTTCGAACAATACATAGAAGCGGCGGAACACTGCGGTCGTTTCCGTTATTCTCCCGAGATGTTGTATCTGAAAGGTTTGTCTCTTATCGAAATCGGACAAACCGACGAGGGCATCGGACTTTTGGAAAGTCTGTTGATGAAGTTTCCGGATTCGGATTATCTCCGTTTGGTTTTGGAAAGATATAAGAATGTGCGCTGA
- a CDS encoding bactofilin family protein, with translation MSKKPATRTARPITEYGAISTVLGRETSFSGILNFQKPLEISGEFQGEIESEGFLLVSEGAKVRANIKAGTVIVGGEITGNVIATQKLEMLSTGKVNGNIKTSKLQIADGVIFDGNCEMIQPNKD, from the coding sequence ATGTCCAAAAAACCAGCAACCAGAACCGCTCGTCCCATCACGGAATACGGAGCCATTTCCACCGTTCTCGGAAGAGAAACTTCTTTTTCGGGAATTCTCAACTTCCAAAAACCCCTTGAAATCTCGGGAGAGTTTCAGGGAGAAATCGAATCCGAAGGATTCCTTCTCGTAAGCGAGGGCGCCAAGGTCCGCGCGAACATCAAAGCGGGAACCGTGATCGTCGGCGGAGAGATTACCGGAAACGTAATCGCGACGCAAAAGCTGGAAATGCTTTCGACCGGAAAGGTAAACGGAAATATCAAAACTTCCAAATTACAAATTGCAGACGGAGTGATCTTTGACGGGAACTGTGAGATGATCCAGCCCAATAAAGATTGA
- a CDS encoding bactofilin family protein, with protein MALVKNSSEVTNSTIGENSYFSGKFFINGSLKIDGKFEGKSLQAEQLYIGVTGKVKTNITAASVIIEGIVIGNITARNRVMLLPTSKILGDIRTPELIIQNGVILEGRCMISNDLKHSAKDLIDLEYSKDSLSVEKIFGKQSGAAKE; from the coding sequence ATGGCACTCGTTAAAAATTCATCCGAAGTTACGAACTCCACCATCGGAGAAAATTCCTACTTCAGCGGAAAATTCTTTATCAACGGATCTCTTAAGATCGACGGAAAATTCGAAGGTAAGTCCTTACAAGCGGAACAGCTTTATATCGGCGTTACCGGTAAGGTCAAAACCAATATCACCGCCGCCAGCGTTATCATAGAAGGAATCGTTATCGGAAACATCACCGCAAGAAACAGAGTGATGCTTCTTCCCACTTCTAAAATTCTCGGAGACATCCGCACGCCCGAGTTGATCATCCAGAACGGAGTGATTCTCGAAGGACGTTGTATGATCTCCAACGACCTCAAACATTCCGCAAAAGATCTGATCGATCTCGAGTATTCCAAGGATTCTCTCAGCGTGGAAAAAATCTTCGGTAAACAATCCGGAGCCGCAAAAGAATAA
- the dapB gene encoding 4-hydroxy-tetrahydrodipicolinate reductase yields the protein MSEQKFQIALIGGSGRMGRAIITVLSSSNKSSLSSAVVSAGSVFHGMDSGLHSGIKQNGVNFTSDIESAIKGADCVIDFSTHQNLDLTLKACVSLKKPVVVGTTGLTELQKDSLKVASKEIAIVYSPNMSIGVNLLFKLTEIAAKVMGEISDIEIQDIHHRHKKDAPSGTAEKLKSILLETLGRTEKNVVHGRHGILKERDPKEIGIHTLRAGEVIGDHTVYFFTPEERIEITHKAQDRKTFAVGSVHAAEFLVGRKPGLYDMFAVLGL from the coding sequence ATGTCGGAACAAAAGTTTCAGATCGCTCTCATCGGAGGATCGGGAAGAATGGGTCGCGCCATCATCACCGTTCTTTCTTCGTCGAATAAATCCTCGCTTTCCTCCGCGGTCGTAAGCGCGGGCTCCGTGTTTCACGGAATGGATTCCGGTTTGCATTCCGGAATCAAACAAAACGGAGTGAACTTCACTTCCGATATAGAATCCGCGATCAAAGGCGCGGACTGCGTCATCGACTTCAGCACACATCAGAATTTGGATTTGACTCTTAAGGCCTGCGTTTCCTTAAAAAAACCGGTGGTCGTAGGAACGACCGGGCTTACCGAGCTACAAAAAGATTCCTTAAAAGTGGCGTCCAAAGAAATCGCGATCGTATATTCACCGAACATGTCGATCGGAGTGAACCTATTATTCAAGTTAACCGAAATCGCAGCCAAGGTCATGGGAGAAATTTCGGACATAGAAATCCAAGACATTCATCATCGTCATAAAAAAGACGCGCCTTCCGGAACCGCCGAAAAGTTGAAGAGCATTCTTCTCGAAACGTTAGGCAGAACCGAAAAGAACGTGGTTCACGGAAGACACGGGATCTTAAAAGAAAGAGATCCGAAGGAAATCGGAATTCATACGTTGCGCGCGGGAGAAGTGATCGGAGATCATACCGTTTATTTTTTTACGCCCGAAGAAAGAATCGAAATCACACACAAGGCCCAGGACCGCAAAACGTTCGCGGTCGGATCGGTGCACGCGGCAGAATTTTTAGTCGGACGTAAGCCCGGATTGTATGATATGTTCGCCGTATTAGGGTTATAA
- a CDS encoding tetratricopeptide repeat protein — MISETMKQTIQFYNEGLSLYKIRKFTEALEKFKKATELTPDDGPSKKYIGRCQAFIATPPPEDWDGVFEMKTK; from the coding sequence ATGATCTCGGAAACAATGAAACAGACCATTCAGTTTTACAACGAAGGTTTGAGTTTATATAAAATCAGAAAGTTTACGGAAGCCTTAGAGAAATTCAAAAAGGCGACCGAGTTGACTCCGGACGACGGTCCTTCCAAAAAATACATCGGCCGATGCCAGGCATTCATTGCGACTCCTCCTCCCGAAGACTGGGACGGAGTTTTTGAAATGAAAACGAAATAA
- a CDS encoding glycosyltransferase group 4 family: MEPISHFWNPGILSVLLFFITAILSWIYLRSETFGISDVSNERSMHVGTTKKSGGIWIFLGVFSIALVWFGGFENAEEKTIFFFAGLLFFFVIGLADDLLSLGAGIRLLLEIVFLIFFFLYVPVNFTLLGFKLDAIPGLSTAVLIVYVLFVVNVCNFMDGLDTYLVSHFLLGVLAFPFLFHSYLPTFYIWICAGLFGFLIFNLPKAHLFLGDSGSLPLGYAIAVLPLLYIDEKNWVRFEISSAFFLLPVFFVDGVITILLRLKDGENILKAHRRHLYQLVAVKTSRKGLVSIAFTLGNLPAMFFFGLHRAAGIPGSVVFWICLGVYAVLYFIGFLKVRKNPAP, translated from the coding sequence GTGGAACCAATCTCACATTTCTGGAATCCGGGAATTCTTTCCGTCCTTTTGTTTTTCATCACGGCGATTTTGTCCTGGATTTATCTTCGGTCGGAAACGTTCGGGATCAGCGACGTCTCCAACGAACGAAGTATGCATGTCGGAACTACGAAAAAGTCCGGAGGAATCTGGATTTTTCTCGGCGTTTTTTCGATCGCACTCGTTTGGTTCGGCGGTTTCGAGAATGCGGAAGAAAAAACGATCTTCTTCTTTGCGGGTCTTCTTTTCTTTTTCGTGATCGGTCTCGCGGACGACCTACTTTCTCTCGGGGCGGGAATCCGTTTGCTTTTGGAAATCGTTTTCCTGATTTTTTTCTTTTTGTATGTTCCGGTGAATTTCACTTTGCTCGGGTTTAAACTGGATGCAATTCCCGGGCTTTCCACCGCGGTTTTGATCGTCTACGTTCTGTTTGTCGTTAATGTTTGTAATTTTATGGACGGGCTCGACACGTATCTCGTTTCTCATTTTTTACTCGGGGTTCTTGCGTTTCCGTTTTTGTTTCATTCTTACCTTCCTACGTTTTACATCTGGATCTGCGCGGGTCTTTTCGGTTTTTTAATTTTCAATCTTCCCAAGGCGCATCTGTTTTTGGGAGATTCCGGTTCTTTGCCCTTGGGTTATGCGATCGCCGTGCTTCCGCTTTTGTATATCGATGAAAAGAATTGGGTCCGGTTCGAAATCAGTTCCGCTTTCTTTTTGCTTCCGGTGTTTTTTGTGGACGGTGTGATTACGATTCTTCTGCGTTTAAAGGATGGGGAGAATATTTTGAAAGCGCACAGAAGACATTTGTATCAGCTCGTGGCCGTTAAAACTTCGCGCAAAGGACTGGTATCGATCGCGTTTACGTTAGGCAATCTTCCCGCGATGTTCTTTTTCGGGCTTCATCGGGCGGCTGGAATTCCGGGAAGCGTCGTGTTTTGGATTTGTTTGGGAGTTTATGCGGTTTTGTATTTTATCGGCTTTTTGAAAGTAAGAAAGAATCCGGCTCCTTGA
- the dapA gene encoding 4-hydroxy-tetrahydrodipicolinate synthase, producing MFQGVYTAIITPFKNGKIDYDSYFKLLEKQIKAEVSGVVPCGTTGESPTLSHSEHAELIRETVKAVKNRIQVVAGTGSNSTREAIELTEAACKDGVDGILSVNPYYNKPTQEGLYQHFKEIAEHSSVPVMLYNIPGRTGVNVLPETVLRLSEVKQIRSMKEATGDLGQMSKLISLVGHKMTVLSGDDNLTLPLLAVGGVGVVSVVSNLFPKALVQLVNAFHEGNLAEARRIHYDLIDVFSLAFMETNPIPIKAAMSWFGHCSPEIRLPMTALSQNETSAKFKKILEGLISKGYE from the coding sequence ATGTTCCAGGGCGTTTACACAGCAATCATCACACCTTTCAAAAACGGAAAAATCGACTACGACAGTTACTTCAAGCTTCTGGAAAAACAAATCAAGGCCGAGGTCAGCGGAGTTGTTCCTTGTGGGACAACGGGAGAATCTCCGACTCTTTCCCATTCCGAACACGCGGAACTGATCCGCGAAACCGTAAAGGCGGTCAAAAATCGGATTCAAGTCGTGGCGGGAACCGGTTCCAATTCCACAAGAGAAGCGATCGAACTCACAGAAGCCGCCTGTAAGGACGGGGTCGACGGAATTCTTTCTGTAAATCCGTACTACAACAAGCCGACTCAAGAAGGATTGTATCAGCACTTCAAAGAAATTGCGGAACATTCTTCCGTGCCGGTGATGCTTTATAACATTCCCGGAAGAACCGGAGTAAACGTTCTTCCCGAAACGGTGCTTCGACTCAGCGAAGTAAAACAGATCCGTTCGATGAAAGAAGCGACCGGAGATTTGGGTCAGATGTCCAAACTCATTTCTCTCGTCGGTCACAAGATGACGGTTCTTTCCGGAGACGATAATCTAACTCTTCCTCTTTTGGCCGTCGGTGGAGTGGGGGTCGTGTCGGTGGTTTCCAATTTATTTCCAAAAGCGCTCGTGCAACTTGTGAACGCGTTTCACGAAGGCAATCTCGCGGAAGCCAGAAGAATTCATTACGATTTGATCGACGTCTTTTCTCTTGCGTTTATGGAAACCAATCCGATTCCGATCAAGGCCGCGATGAGTTGGTTCGGACATTGTTCTCCCGAAATTCGTCTTCCGATGACGGCTCTTTCCCAAAACGAAACGAGCGCGAAATTTAAAAAGATTCTCGAAGGTCTGATTTCAAAAGGATACGAATAA
- a CDS encoding tetratricopeptide repeat protein, translating to MNPLYLQSFGESEEAKKHFLTAYEYQTKGNLKLASKHYRKSIAVKPTAEAWTFLGWSYSLAGKLDRAIEFCKTAIETDPTLGNPYNDIGVYLLQQKRYRDALPWFEKAKSAPRYEVPVYPYFNAASCLEILGHIELARLEYEKAIQIQPNYPPANLALKRIYIRYN from the coding sequence ATGAATCCACTCTATTTACAATCGTTCGGAGAATCGGAAGAAGCTAAGAAACATTTTTTGACCGCCTATGAGTATCAAACCAAGGGCAATCTGAAGCTCGCTTCCAAGCACTATAGAAAATCCATCGCGGTCAAACCCACCGCTGAAGCATGGACGTTCTTGGGTTGGTCCTATTCTCTTGCCGGGAAATTGGATCGTGCGATCGAATTCTGTAAAACCGCGATCGAGACGGATCCTACATTAGGAAATCCTTATAATGACATCGGGGTTTATCTACTTCAGCAGAAACGGTATCGGGACGCTCTTCCTTGGTTCGAGAAGGCGAAGTCCGCTCCTCGGTACGAGGTTCCGGTTTATCCGTATTTCAATGCGGCTTCTTGTTTGGAAATTTTAGGTCATATCGAGTTGGCCCGTTTGGAATACGAAAAGGCGATTCAAATTCAACCGAATTATCCTCCCGCAAATCTTGCGTTGAAGCGGATTTATATTCGTTACAACTGA
- a CDS encoding helix-turn-helix transcriptional regulator — protein sequence MYKSLYSTEAKIFCKNLIAARKEADLTQVQVAKLLGQPQSYISKIESGERRLDVIEFWRFFKIFGKPFEFYFQFDEKADSTDRKSKTLKAASGKRKKKQNRA from the coding sequence TTGTATAAGTCTCTGTATTCAACCGAAGCGAAAATTTTTTGTAAAAATTTAATCGCCGCCAGAAAGGAAGCCGATCTGACTCAGGTTCAAGTCGCGAAACTTTTGGGCCAACCGCAATCCTATATTTCCAAAATCGAGTCCGGTGAACGTCGTCTGGACGTGATCGAGTTCTGGAGATTTTTTAAAATCTTCGGCAAACCGTTCGAATTTTATTTTCAGTTTGATGAAAAGGCGGATTCCACGGATCGAAAATCAAAAACTCTCAAGGCCGCGAGCGGCAAACGTAAGAAAAAACAGAATCGTGCGTGA
- a CDS encoding PdxA family dehydrogenase, translating into MNRILITEGDPCGIGPEIFLHSLSLLKKISKTRPIVYFHSGKFPLPKEFVSIQTARVADTADVAEASSQILKKGLFAVSHNALSKKEITALKFGKPSVLSGKSALASLALAVRFQKEGGGDLVTLPLSKEWVIASGASTFRGHTEFLAEEYNTKTFMLMSGKDLQVLPLTTHVPLVRVPEFLKEIDLGALADSILSCEKIDRKKPVAFLGLNPHAGEGGKVGKEEAEILEPMISFLKKKGLKVEGPLSADSMFGDSARKKFGLHLACYHDQGLIPFKMWEGKNGVNLTLGLPFIRVSPDHGTAFDIAGKGLADPASFVECLHRVVR; encoded by the coding sequence GTGAACCGGATCCTGATTACAGAAGGCGACCCTTGTGGAATCGGACCGGAGATCTTTCTCCATTCTCTTTCTCTTTTAAAAAAAATCTCCAAAACAAGACCGATCGTTTACTTTCATTCGGGCAAGTTTCCGCTTCCGAAAGAATTCGTTTCGATTCAAACGGCGCGTGTCGCGGATACTGCGGATGTCGCCGAGGCGTCGTCTCAAATATTGAAAAAGGGTTTGTTTGCGGTTTCGCATAATGCGCTTTCCAAAAAGGAAATTACGGCGCTTAAGTTCGGCAAACCTTCCGTTTTATCCGGCAAGTCCGCCTTGGCTTCACTTGCGCTCGCGGTCCGATTTCAAAAAGAAGGAGGAGGGGATCTCGTCACTCTTCCTTTGAGCAAAGAATGGGTGATCGCTTCGGGCGCTTCTACCTTTCGCGGTCATACCGAATTCTTAGCCGAAGAATACAATACGAAAACGTTTATGCTCATGTCCGGAAAGGATCTTCAGGTTCTTCCTTTGACGACTCATGTTCCCTTGGTGCGCGTTCCCGAGTTCTTGAAAGAAATCGATCTCGGGGCTCTTGCGGATTCCATTCTTTCCTGTGAGAAGATCGATCGTAAAAAGCCGGTCGCGTTTTTAGGTCTCAATCCTCATGCGGGAGAAGGCGGCAAGGTCGGAAAGGAAGAAGCCGAGATTCTCGAACCTATGATTTCGTTTTTGAAAAAGAAAGGTTTGAAAGTGGAAGGCCCTTTGTCCGCCGATTCTATGTTTGGCGATTCCGCGAGAAAAAAATTCGGTCTTCATCTTGCTTGTTATCACGATCAGGGTTTGATTCCTTTTAAAATGTGGGAAGGGAAGAATGGCGTCAATCTGACTCTGGGTCTTCCGTTTATCCGTGTTTCTCCCGATCACGGAACCGCGTTTGATATCGCCGGGAAAGGGCTTGCAGATCCGGCCAGCTTTGTAGAATGTCTGCACCGAGTTGTGAGGTAG